In Gadus macrocephalus chromosome 11, ASM3116895v1, a single genomic region encodes these proteins:
- the uts2r3 gene encoding urotensin-2 receptor isoform X1 — translation MDLPGSVPPSPFPYTFPFIPNVSLPSPSPSISPSPSLASTALFCSFLSLLSLLGITGNLYTLGLLLRRRRGRRRHRAGACCCPYRLPVPSCLASAPSPSLSPSSSPVSSSISSSSSLYLQVLSLALADLLYLFTAPFIVYDSLASGWAFGELGCRLLLSLDLLTMHASIFTLTAMSLDRYRAVARPLHASSSNSSGLLRVGLAWGLALALSLPMMITLHLEDGDSQDGQLCVPAWDEQSSKAYLSILFCTSILGPGLAIGALYATLGRLYWVSQTRPAWASGGSTAYPPRAPKPKVLLLILGIVIAFWACFLPFWIWQLLPLYQPDMLRTVPVGTQVTVNRILTGLTYGNSCVNPFFYTLLTGKRKRNRQTLTSANELCRKSSPVQ, via the coding sequence ATGGACCTTCCAGGCTCcgtgcctccctctccctttccctacACCTTCCCCTTCATCCCCAACGTCTCCCTgccgtctccctctccatccatctctccgtcCCCAAGCCTGGCCTCCACAGCTCTCTTCTGCTCCTTCCTGTCGCTCCTCTCCCTGCTGGGTATCACAGGGAACCTGTACACCCTGGGACTGCTCCTCAGACGCAGGAGAGGACGGAGGAGGCACAGAGCAGGAGCATGCTGCTGCCCGTACAGACTCCCGGTCCCGTCCTGCCTGGCCAGcgctccctccccttccctctccccttcctcctctcccgtctcctcttccatcagctcttcctcctccctctacctccAGGTACTGAGCTTGGCTCTGGCCgacctcctctacctcttcacCGCGCCCTTCATCGTGTACGACAGCCTTGCGTCCGGCTGGGCCTTTGGGGAGCTGGGCTGCCGCCTGCTCCTCAGCTTGGACCTCCTGACAATGCACGCCTCCATCTTCACCCTGACGGCCATGAGTCTGGACCGCTACAGGGCCGTGGCGCGGCCCCtccacgcctcctcctccaactcctcggGCCTGCTGCGCGTGGGCCTGGCCTGGGGCCTGGCGCTGGCGCTGAGCCTTCCCATGATGATCACTCTGCACCTGGAGGACGGCGACAGCCAGGACGGCCAGCTCTGCGTGCCGGCCTGGGACGAGCAGAGCTCCAAGGCCTATCTCAGCATCCTCTTCTGCACCAGCATCCTGGGCCCGGGGCTGGCCATCGGGGCGCTGTACGCCACTCTGGGCCGGCTGTACTGGGTGTCGCAGACGCGGCCCGCCTGGGCCAGCGGGGGCAGCACGGCCTACCCTCCCAGAGCGCCCAAGCCCAAGgtgctgctcctcatcctgggCATTGTGATAGCCTTCTGGGCCTGCTTCCTGCCCTTCTGGATCTGGCAGCTGCTGCCACTCTACCAGCCCGACATGCTGAGGACCGTACCGGTGGGCACCCAGGTCACAGTCAACCGGATCCTGACTGGCCTGACCTACGGGAACTCCTGCGTGAATCCCTTTTTCTACACCCTGCTGACGGGAAAACGGAAACGCAATCGGCAGACGCTGACGTCGGCCAACGAGCTCTGCCGCAAGAGCAGTCCTGTGCAGTAA
- the uts2r3 gene encoding urotensin-2 receptor isoform X2 — protein MTWTLCSPHPHQNTHNVSLPSPSPSISPSPSLASTALFCSFLSLLSLLGITGNLYTLGLLLRRRRGRRRHRAGACCCPYRLPVPSCLASAPSPSLSPSSSPVSSSISSSSSLYLQVLSLALADLLYLFTAPFIVYDSLASGWAFGELGCRLLLSLDLLTMHASIFTLTAMSLDRYRAVARPLHASSSNSSGLLRVGLAWGLALALSLPMMITLHLEDGDSQDGQLCVPAWDEQSSKAYLSILFCTSILGPGLAIGALYATLGRLYWVSQTRPAWASGGSTAYPPRAPKPKVLLLILGIVIAFWACFLPFWIWQLLPLYQPDMLRTVPVGTQVTVNRILTGLTYGNSCVNPFFYTLLTGKRKRNRQTLTSANELCRKSSPVQ, from the coding sequence CAACGTCTCCCTgccgtctccctctccatccatctctccgtcCCCAAGCCTGGCCTCCACAGCTCTCTTCTGCTCCTTCCTGTCGCTCCTCTCCCTGCTGGGTATCACAGGGAACCTGTACACCCTGGGACTGCTCCTCAGACGCAGGAGAGGACGGAGGAGGCACAGAGCAGGAGCATGCTGCTGCCCGTACAGACTCCCGGTCCCGTCCTGCCTGGCCAGcgctccctccccttccctctccccttcctcctctcccgtctcctcttccatcagctcttcctcctccctctacctccAGGTACTGAGCTTGGCTCTGGCCgacctcctctacctcttcacCGCGCCCTTCATCGTGTACGACAGCCTTGCGTCCGGCTGGGCCTTTGGGGAGCTGGGCTGCCGCCTGCTCCTCAGCTTGGACCTCCTGACAATGCACGCCTCCATCTTCACCCTGACGGCCATGAGTCTGGACCGCTACAGGGCCGTGGCGCGGCCCCtccacgcctcctcctccaactcctcggGCCTGCTGCGCGTGGGCCTGGCCTGGGGCCTGGCGCTGGCGCTGAGCCTTCCCATGATGATCACTCTGCACCTGGAGGACGGCGACAGCCAGGACGGCCAGCTCTGCGTGCCGGCCTGGGACGAGCAGAGCTCCAAGGCCTATCTCAGCATCCTCTTCTGCACCAGCATCCTGGGCCCGGGGCTGGCCATCGGGGCGCTGTACGCCACTCTGGGCCGGCTGTACTGGGTGTCGCAGACGCGGCCCGCCTGGGCCAGCGGGGGCAGCACGGCCTACCCTCCCAGAGCGCCCAAGCCCAAGgtgctgctcctcatcctgggCATTGTGATAGCCTTCTGGGCCTGCTTCCTGCCCTTCTGGATCTGGCAGCTGCTGCCACTCTACCAGCCCGACATGCTGAGGACCGTACCGGTGGGCACCCAGGTCACAGTCAACCGGATCCTGACTGGCCTGACCTACGGGAACTCCTGCGTGAATCCCTTTTTCTACACCCTGCTGACGGGAAAACGGAAACGCAATCGGCAGACGCTGACGTCGGCCAACGAGCTCTGCCGCAAGAGCAGTCCTGTGCAGTAA